The Acanthochromis polyacanthus isolate Apoly-LR-REF ecotype Palm Island chromosome 17, KAUST_Apoly_ChrSc, whole genome shotgun sequence genome has a window encoding:
- the LOC110959382 gene encoding beta-2 adrenergic receptor-like codes for MGVAGTNQSEHTNFTLPPKSPEYSDAELVLLGVAMAILVLAIVFGNVMVITAILRFQRLQTVTNLFIASLAVADLIMGVVVVPFGSSHILLRAWKFGNFMCDFWTATDVLCVTASIETLCVIALDRYLAITSPLRYPTLLTRGRAFAVVLGVWVVASLISFLPIHLKVWVAHDEKAEQCMKDENCCEFNTNAPYAVSSSIVSFYLPLVVMIFLYSRVFQEAQKQLEKIRGRERHFYNLHYSAQLAYPDDSPAMNKLRAGNEVGEGEGEDRLNMQTPDMSEEKEGENRARTEKGEGKHSAAKRLKFCLKEQKAVRTLGIIMGTFTLCWLPFFILNILITFLNLGDIKVPFRLLNWLGYSNSAFNPLIYCRSPDFRHAFQEILCLRGKGGSWGGRRGWGWCREKDRYAKPKRRPKGNSDLNGIRRLDVEQKSGWKGSLDSSIQDSSLTLAPPALCCEQVLDVAPGSLTNSSAHWSCKKNLASIA; via the exons ATGGGAGTTGCTGGCACTAACCAGTCAGAGCACACCAACTTCACTTTACCACCTAAATCACCAGAGTACAGCGATGCAGAACTCGTGCTGCTTGGTGTTGCAATGGCCATTCTGGTTCTGGCGATAGTTTTTG GTAATGTGATGGTGATCACAGCCATCCTGCGGTTCCAGCGGCTCCAGACCGTCACCAACCTCTTTATTGCCTCTTTGGCTGTAGCTGATCTCATCATGGGCGTGGTTGTGGTCCCCTTCGGTTCCTCTCACATTCTGCTGAGGGCTTGGAAGTTTGGAAACTTCATGTGTGACTTCTGGACAGCTACCGACGTCCTGTGTGTGACAGCCAGTATAGAAACACTGTGTGTGATTGCTCTGGACCGCTACCTTGCCATCACCTCGCCGCTCCGCTACCCAACACTGCTCACCAG GGGTCGGGCCTTCGCAGTGGTGCTCGGGGTTTGGGTGGTGGCCTCCCTCATCTCCTTCCTGCCCATCCATCTGAAGGTGTGGGTGGCACATGATGAAAAAGCTGAACAGTGCATGAAAGATGAGAACTGCTGTGAATTCAACACCAATGCGCCGTACGCTGTGTCGTCGTCAATCGTGTCGTTCTACCTGCCGCTGGTGGTGATGATCTTCTTGTACTCCCGCGTATTCCAGGAGGCTCAGAAGCAGCTGGAGAagatcagagggagggagaggcaTTTTTATAACTTGCATTACTCTGCACAGCTGGCTTATCCTGATGATAGCCCTGCAATGAATAAACTCCGGGCAGGGAATGAGGtgggagagggagaaggagaagacAGACTAAACATGCAGACACCAGACATGTcagaagagaaggagggagagaacaGAGCACGGACAGAAAAAGGAGAGGGAAAACACTCTGCTGCAAAGCGTCTTAAGTTCTGTCTAAAGGAGCAAAAGGCTGTAAGAACTCTGGGGATCATCATGGGAACTTTCACACTGTGTTGGCTGCCATTTTTCATCCTCAACATCCTCATAACATTTCTCAACTTGGGTGACATTAAGGTGCCCTTCAGACTCCTCAACTGGCTGGGATATTCCAACTCGGCCTTCAATCCACTCATCTACTGCCGCAGCCCAGATTTCAGACACGCCTTCCAGGAGATACTGTGTCTGAGGGGCAAAGGAGGAAGCTGGGGTGGGAGGAGGGGATGGGGATGGTGCAGAGAGAAAGATCGTTACGCAAAGCCTAAACGTAGGCCGAAAGGGAACTCGGACTTGAATGGCATCAGGAGGCTGGACGTTGAGCAGAAGTCAGGGTGGAAGGGGAGTCTCGATAGCTCTATTCAGGACAGCTCACTAACTTTGGCTCCTCCAGCTTTATGCTGTGAGCAAGTTTTAGATGTTGCTCCAGGATCCCTGACCAACAGTTCTGCTCACTGGAGCTGTAAGAAAAATCTGGCATCGATAGCTTGA